Proteins co-encoded in one Pseudophryne corroboree isolate aPseCor3 chromosome 1, aPseCor3.hap2, whole genome shotgun sequence genomic window:
- the LOC135055353 gene encoding putative uncharacterized protein DDB_G0290521 isoform X2 has protein sequence MLLNVGHFVTVQLIYHTKCGRAQRQGAGAGRQPQQHSPSPSPSRSPSPSPAQFPSPAQSPSPAHTPSPAQSPSPAQSPSPAHTPSPAQAPSPAQAHSLSQSPSPAHAHSLSQSPSPRHTPSPAQAPSPAQAHSLSQSPSPATSASPAQSPSPATSASPALSPSPATSASPAQSPSPAQSHSLAKFPSLPPSPSVSQQNTPPPSPYHSQTHSETTSPFHPVTQFDPPSPILPPSPIQHPSPIQPTSPLQPPSPSQHLAPIQPPSPSQPTSDTEWAAEAPEALEGGGQVAEENVAVGDPTRLAVIVDRMKAHLEAMLCEVEVLKKLI, from the exons ATGTTACTAAATGTTggacactttgtgactgtgcagctgatttatcacacaaaatgtg ggcgagcacaacggcaaggtgctggtgcAGGGAGGCAACCCCAGCAACATTCTCCATCCCCATCCCCTTCACGAtcaccctccccctctcctgcccaattcccctctccggcccaatccccctctccagcccacaccccctctcctgcccaatccccctctccggcccaatccccctctccagcccacaccccctctcctgcccaagcaccctctcctgcccaagcccactctctttcccagtccccctcaccAGCCCACGCACACTCTCTTTCACAATCCCCCTCTCCACgccacaccccctctcctgcccaagcaccctctcctgcccaagcccactctctttcccagtccccctcaccagccacctcagcctctcctgcccaatccccctctccagccacctcagcctctcctgccctatccccctctccagccacctcagcctctcctgcccaatccccctctccagcccaatcccactctttggctaaattcccctctctgcccccctcaccctctgtgtccCAACAAAACACAcccccaccctcaccctatcattcccaaacccaCTCTGAAactacctcccccttccatcctgtcACACAAtttgaccctccttcccccatcctgcctccttcccccatccagcacccatcccccatccagccaacctcacccctccagcctccatcccccagccagcacctagcccccatccagcctccatcaccCAGCCAGCCAACATCTGAtactgaatgggcagcagaggcaccagaggcactagagggaggtggtCAAGTGGCAGAGGAAA atgttgccgttggagatcccacaagactGGCAGTCATCGTTGACCGCATGAAGGcacatttggaggccatgttgtGCGAAGTAGAAGTGTTGAAAAAATTAATTTAA